In a single window of the Romeriopsis navalis LEGE 11480 genome:
- a CDS encoding NB-ARC domain-containing protein → MDIEKALGLIEASISPVNLTDLQELILCHAWDGKSYSQIADITGYEPCYIRHVGQQIWRMLSEALGEPVSKSSFRSTLRRYANRFDQSSTSKQPLLATQTETPVNTQKIQPTPKRINPLRRQDWGEVIELPSIYGRTEEFTTVENWITQDNCKLITIVGMGGIGKTALTAQVAQNLQGEFESVFWRSLRNAPPFADLLRDLLLFLTDQQTANLPPNIDAQIAALITNLRQHRCLLILDNAESILQSGDHSGNYRLGYEGYGQMLRSIANEAHQSSLILTSREQPIGLQTREGNSTTVRSLLLNGLPANTGQKLLQGKGLVDLARHAPSLIEHYSGNPLALNIVSATIRNLFSGDISEFLNQGVLVFGNIWDLLEQQFQRLSELEQKVMYWLAINRDWTTLSELHEDIIPKVSQRTLLEAIESLHGRSLIEAKKGQFCQQPVVMEYMTERLIAQFYAGFEQQELGFLSRYALIKAQAQDFVRESQIRLISQPLLDKLIRDSGQLNNFKHQLQKLLDELRAQPIETVGYAGGNLLNMMCELQIDLSGQDFSNLPIWQAYLPAQKLHHVNLANTDLSKSVFSEFFSGLRSVTFSPDGNTLVGGDANGEIHLWQVETGQRLQSWSAHEGWTWFVGFSPDGQKLVSGGDDYLIKIWNAQTGHLIKTLQGHTQRTWGLAWSADGEKLASGCEDFTIRLWDVETGDCLRVLQDPNNVENRMRAVLFTHNDQQLISSSTSASTIQFWDLTTGDCIKTLTGHQAGVSTLALSSDQQTLVSGSLDRTIKLWDLKTDKCIQTLKGHQNLLWSVAISPEDQLIASASDDQTVRIWSMQTGQCLKTFHDFAARVLSVAFNPCHPLLACGSEDQIVRLWDINSGHSLKTLKGYTQGNWSTAFHPTGKYLASAGGERVVRIWDIATGECIKILKGAAFDIQFVSFHPNKPILVAGAHSKIYLWNFETEQQIRILSAHKDQVWQLSFSPDGTCLASSSFDMTTRLWDWEKGLCTRVLEGHQFFVCANIFTPDGKLLITSSLDTTVKLWDYQTGECLRTLSMGDGEIYQLALSSDGNTMVCSDTQGRLHVWNLQTYQLIKTFQAHSKPSWTVAFSPKNHLFASGSFDKTAKIWDSETLDCVFTLTGHKNTIGSVAFSPDGEILATASYDETVRLWDTQTGKCLQVMRAPRLYESMNIQGATGLTLAQKASLQALGALS, encoded by the coding sequence ATGGACATTGAGAAAGCTCTTGGTCTCATTGAGGCCAGCATTTCGCCTGTTAATTTGACAGATCTACAGGAACTCATACTCTGTCATGCCTGGGACGGTAAGTCTTACTCGCAAATCGCCGACATAACAGGTTATGAACCTTGCTACATCAGACATGTAGGACAACAAATCTGGCGCATGCTCTCCGAAGCGCTCGGGGAGCCAGTCAGCAAATCCAGCTTCCGTTCAACTTTACGACGATATGCTAACCGATTCGATCAAAGCAGCACCTCTAAGCAACCGCTACTGGCCACTCAAACCGAGACACCAGTAAACACCCAGAAAATCCAACCTACACCAAAGCGCATTAACCCACTACGGCGCCAAGACTGGGGAGAAGTAATCGAACTACCGAGCATTTATGGTCGGACTGAGGAGTTTACAACCGTAGAGAATTGGATTACTCAAGATAACTGTAAACTTATTACTATTGTCGGAATGGGCGGCATTGGCAAAACTGCGCTCACAGCCCAAGTCGCCCAAAATCTGCAAGGAGAATTTGAATCTGTCTTTTGGCGATCGCTACGCAATGCCCCCCCATTTGCGGATTTATTACGGGATCTGTTGCTTTTTCTCACGGACCAACAAACAGCGAACCTCCCACCAAATATCGATGCACAGATTGCCGCTTTAATCACTAACCTGCGTCAACATCGCTGTCTGTTAATTCTCGATAACGCGGAGTCAATTCTGCAAAGCGGAGATCACAGCGGCAACTATCGCCTGGGATACGAAGGATACGGCCAAATGCTGCGAAGTATTGCCAATGAAGCACATCAGAGCAGCTTAATCCTTACCAGTCGTGAACAACCGATCGGGCTACAAACCCGTGAGGGAAACAGCACAACTGTACGCTCTCTCTTGCTCAACGGACTGCCAGCAAACACAGGCCAAAAGCTCCTTCAGGGAAAGGGCTTAGTTGATTTAGCACGGCATGCTCCGAGCCTGATCGAACATTACTCTGGTAACCCGCTGGCACTAAATATTGTCAGTGCGACAATCCGTAATCTATTCTCTGGAGACATTTCAGAATTCCTCAATCAAGGTGTTTTAGTCTTTGGGAACATCTGGGACTTACTTGAACAACAGTTCCAGCGCCTCTCCGAACTCGAACAAAAAGTCATGTATTGGCTCGCAATTAACCGCGACTGGACAACCTTATCCGAACTGCATGAGGACATTATTCCAAAAGTCTCCCAGCGGACATTACTCGAAGCGATCGAATCACTCCACGGACGCTCTCTAATCGAAGCAAAGAAGGGACAATTCTGCCAACAGCCAGTCGTTATGGAATATATGACTGAAAGACTGATCGCACAGTTCTATGCGGGGTTTGAACAGCAAGAATTAGGTTTTCTCAGTCGCTATGCGCTGATCAAAGCCCAAGCCCAGGATTTCGTAAGAGAATCACAAATCCGTTTAATCTCCCAACCACTACTCGACAAACTCATTCGTGATAGTGGACAACTCAACAACTTCAAACACCAACTGCAAAAGCTACTAGACGAACTTCGTGCACAACCCATCGAAACTGTTGGTTATGCTGGTGGGAATCTCCTCAACATGATGTGTGAGTTGCAGATTGATCTATCCGGCCAGGACTTTTCTAATTTACCAATTTGGCAGGCATATTTACCGGCTCAAAAACTCCATCATGTCAACTTAGCCAATACCGATTTGAGTAAATCGGTTTTTAGTGAATTCTTTAGCGGACTTCGTTCAGTCACCTTCAGCCCCGATGGCAATACCCTGGTTGGTGGTGATGCCAACGGTGAAATTCATCTCTGGCAAGTTGAGACTGGTCAACGTTTGCAGTCGTGGTCGGCCCATGAAGGATGGACATGGTTTGTCGGATTTAGCCCCGACGGTCAGAAGCTGGTCAGTGGTGGGGATGACTACCTGATAAAAATTTGGAATGCTCAGACTGGACACCTGATCAAAACACTCCAGGGGCATACACAGCGAACATGGGGGTTGGCCTGGAGTGCGGATGGGGAAAAGCTGGCAAGTGGTTGTGAGGATTTTACAATTCGCCTTTGGGATGTTGAAACTGGTGATTGCTTACGTGTTTTGCAGGACCCAAATAATGTAGAGAATCGGATGCGTGCGGTTTTATTTACACATAATGATCAGCAACTGATTAGCAGTAGCACAAGTGCAAGTACCATTCAATTTTGGGATTTAACCACGGGTGATTGTATTAAAACCCTTACAGGCCATCAAGCTGGAGTCTCTACTCTCGCATTGAGCTCCGACCAACAAACCCTCGTAAGTGGCAGCCTTGATCGCACAATTAAACTTTGGGATCTCAAAACTGACAAATGTATCCAGACATTAAAGGGACACCAAAATCTCCTGTGGTCCGTTGCGATCAGCCCTGAGGATCAACTCATTGCCAGCGCCAGCGATGACCAAACGGTCAGGATTTGGAGCATGCAAACAGGACAGTGTTTAAAGACATTTCACGACTTTGCGGCAAGAGTCTTGAGCGTCGCGTTTAATCCGTGCCATCCCTTATTAGCATGCGGCAGCGAAGATCAAATTGTACGCCTATGGGATATTAATTCTGGCCACAGCTTAAAGACTTTAAAGGGATATACCCAAGGGAACTGGTCAACGGCATTTCATCCCACCGGTAAATATCTCGCAAGTGCTGGGGGGGAGCGAGTTGTCCGAATTTGGGATATTGCCACTGGCGAATGTATCAAAATACTCAAAGGCGCAGCCTTTGATATTCAATTTGTGAGTTTTCACCCCAACAAACCAATTCTCGTAGCTGGTGCTCACTCCAAGATTTACCTTTGGAATTTTGAAACGGAGCAGCAAATTCGCATCCTCAGCGCGCATAAAGACCAGGTATGGCAGCTATCTTTTAGTCCCGATGGAACTTGTCTTGCCAGTAGTAGCTTTGATATGACAACGCGATTGTGGGATTGGGAAAAGGGGCTTTGTACGAGAGTGCTAGAAGGACATCAGTTCTTCGTTTGTGCCAATATCTTTACGCCAGATGGGAAATTGCTGATCACTAGTAGCCTCGATACCACTGTAAAACTTTGGGATTATCAAACCGGTGAGTGTCTCAGAACCTTATCGATGGGTGATGGCGAAATCTATCAACTTGCTTTAAGCTCTGACGGCAACACTATGGTATGCAGCGATACGCAAGGGCGATTACACGTATGGAATCTGCAAACCTACCAATTAATCAAAACTTTTCAGGCACATAGTAAACCCAGCTGGACTGTCGCTTTCTCACCTAAAAATCACCTTTTTGCCAGCGGTAGTTTCGACAAAACAGCCAAAATTTGGGATTCAGAAACCTTGGATTGTGTCTTCACGTTAACAGGACATAAGAATACAATTGGCTCTGTTGCCTTCAGTCCCGATGGCGAAATTCTTGCAACTGCAAGTTATGACGAAACCGTTAGACTATGGGATACACAAACCGGCAAATGTCTACAAGTAATGCGCGCACCACGTCTTTATGAATCAATGAATATTCAGGGTGCGACTGGACTAACTTTAGCTCAAAAAGCATCCCTACAAGCCTTAGGTGCACTCAGCTAA
- a CDS encoding N-acetylmuramoyl-L-alanine amidase family protein, with the protein MAWLKLTKTGLYLMKSGSSCYVKKVDVSSSNQNLSELRLSVPLDWFSGRDIPGSMVIDLESDEPETCRISATPSGPIETPLSGKVIILDPGQGELQGGINDPGAVNGVLGRNERDEVRKQADIIKARLEKKGTVVKVVENNTDKSLTEIGSEGRGSDCFVSLHLTAFNRKVQGHQVFIHTQGTPTDEKLATLINQELAKVLPIKDAGVKRMGLGVLRGVPFPVPAVLTESFFIDSVQDTVTLDSWNELAANAIAEGIEQCFAT; encoded by the coding sequence ATGGCTTGGCTTAAATTGACGAAGACTGGATTGTATTTGATGAAAAGTGGTTCTAGCTGTTATGTAAAGAAAGTCGATGTCTCCTCTTCCAATCAAAATCTATCGGAGCTTCGATTGTCTGTTCCATTGGATTGGTTTTCTGGCCGAGATATTCCTGGTTCTATGGTGATTGATTTGGAAAGTGATGAGCCAGAAACTTGCCGAATATCTGCTACTCCTTCTGGGCCAATTGAGACGCCTTTAAGCGGCAAAGTGATTATTCTTGATCCGGGGCAGGGTGAATTGCAGGGTGGAATTAATGATCCAGGAGCTGTCAATGGAGTATTGGGGCGCAATGAACGAGATGAAGTCCGTAAACAGGCTGATATTATTAAAGCGAGACTTGAGAAGAAGGGTACAGTCGTCAAAGTTGTTGAAAATAATACTGACAAAAGTTTGACTGAAATTGGTTCAGAAGGCCGTGGTTCTGATTGCTTTGTTTCATTGCATTTAACTGCTTTCAATCGCAAAGTTCAAGGACATCAGGTTTTTATACATACTCAAGGTACGCCGACTGATGAGAAGTTGGCTACTTTGATCAATCAAGAATTAGCTAAAGTACTACCGATTAAGGATGCAGGTGTAAAAAGAATGGGATTAGGAGTTCTAAGGGGTGTGCCATTTCCAGTTCCTGCAGTGCTGACAGAAAGCTTTTTCATTGATTCGGTTCAGGATACAGTGACTCTCGATAGCTGGAATGAATTGGCGGCAAATGCGATTGCTGAAGGAATTGAGCAGTGTTTTGCAACATAA